One genomic segment of Garra rufa chromosome 13, GarRuf1.0, whole genome shotgun sequence includes these proteins:
- the LOC141283519 gene encoding tumor necrosis factor alpha-induced protein 2-like, with translation MAFRNVKEEDIEIVEDIRCNEGMAVCSGEEWQRHRIKVPKKKKINFLKEKLNWKSKCDTPLTPTPLLVDFEMTEGIPDFFGDPKVDRQKRKIFDKMKIFNFRKNQKNSKSPESEADLKTVKVTADLLGDSEVERQKRQHEMKVSDKIKNVFFMKRQKNSKSCETPSENLDQNHVEAEEHLSGSTEVARAEDEDYEILRLRVAIHDSFSEDNQETLISALTSVLQEKAQDQCWNEVAMDECPIWSPEKCIQIKTLLKIVVEQRMKNADEKENKADKLSTSVKREVCRMGKQVQKDLLRVVRNLRKCYPPDFDICKTSAQLYHQAFSIRLQELARSKINFEDRHYILSWIVDYYPNDVLKHKELEEHINSSSLGPLLPEEDLKRLEEQYFTYKENEVSKWLFTALEKEVKKWSDGIQPELINGYYCGNLAVDVLPLVNVTVSEVKALLRCENKAWCLLNQLDGFLTSYMKSLEELVKRKQKHITKTLSANLVDIQQFRDYVQKPEHPFSEDTRTACRSTLADLKNICHKYFLSQIHTKLKPLYRKLWTQVWFAGHCEVVEDLVKVLENNIDNFKELQPDCREELLAELHGEVMVEYVRRMMKRKLKLEDKEQQEAAAEFICDDSNKICSVFAKVGSREERLCQILPKLSEILRLQDLGSLQLEIVTLARDYADISEQHVLALLNLKTNLSISDVCRIEGCLSENRGTLNTESSTSFFSKVVIEQDTTCVSCYK, from the exons TGGATTTTGAGATGACTGAAGGCATACCAGATTTCTTTGGTGATCCTAAAGTGGACCGCCAGAAACGCAAAATATTtgacaaaatgaaaatttttaacTTCAGGAAAAATCAGAAGAATTCAAAATCTCCTGAATCAG AAGCGGACCTTAAGACTGTTAAAGTCACAGCAGATTTGCTTGGTGATTCTGAAGTGGAAAGACAGAAACGCCAACACGAAATGAAAGTATCtgacaaaattaaaaatgtattcttcATGAAACGGCAGAAGAATTCAAAATCCTGTGAAACTCCATCAG AAAACCTCGATCAGAACCATGTGGAAGCTGAGGAACATCTCTCTGGTTCAACTGAAGTGGCCCGGGCAGAAGATGAGGACTATGAGATTTTGCGATTGAGGGTGGCCATTCATGACTCTTTTAGTGAGGACAACCAGGAGACACTCATAAGTGCTTTGACTTCGGTACTTCAAGAGAAGGCACAGGACCAATGCTGGAATGAAGTCGCTATGGACGAGTGTCCAATATGGAGTCCTGAGAAGTGTATACAGATCAAGACACTACTCAAGATTGTTGTGGAACAACGAATGAAGAATGCAGATGAAAAAGAGAACAAAGCAGACAAGCTATCTACCTCTGTAAAGAGAGAGGTGTGCCGAATGGGCAAACAAGTGCAGAAAGACCTGCTCAGAGTGGTCCGAAATCTGAGAAAGTGTTACCCACCAGACTTTGACATCTGCAAGACGTCTGCCCAGCTCTACCATCAAGCCTTTTCCATCAGACTGCAGGAGCTTGCCAGATCTAAAATAAATTTTGAGGACCGCCACTATATATTGAGTTGGATTGTTGATTACTACCCAAA tGATGTATTAAAGCACAAAGAATTAGAGGAGCACATCAACAGTTCATCACTTGGACCTCTGTTACCTGAGGAAGATCTTAAGAGATTAGAAGAACAGTACTTCACATACAAAGAG AACGAAGTCAGCAAGTGGTTATTCACTGCTCTTGAGAAAGAAGTGAAAAAATGGAGTGATGGCATCCAACCAGAGCTAATTAATGGATACTACTGTGGTAACCTTGCTGTAGATGTTTTACCG CTTGTTAATGTAACTGTAAGTGAGGTCAAAGCACTTTTAAGATGTGAAAATAAGGCCTGGTGTCTTCTAAACCAGCTGGATGGCTTTCTAACAAG CTATATGAAAAGTCTGGAGGAACTagttaaaagaaaacaaaaacacattactAAAACTCTCAGTGCTAATCTGGTTGACATTCAACAATTTAG gGATTATGTACAAAAACCAGAACATCCTTTCTCAGAGGACACCAGAACAGCTTGCCGGTCCACATTAGCAGATCTCAAAAACATTTGTCACAAATACTTCCTCAGTCAAATTCACACAAAACTGAAG CCACTGTACCGTAAACTGTGGACTCAAGTTTGGTTTGCTGGACATTGTGAGGTTGTGGAGGACCTGGTGAAGGTGCTTGAGAATAACATCGACAATTTCAAAGAGCTCCAGCCTGACTGCAGAGAG GAGCTACTGGCTGAGCTGCATGGAGAAGTAATGGTTGAGTATGTGAGACGAATGATGAAGAGAAAACTGAAACTAGAAGACAAAGAGCAGCAGGAAGCAGCTGCTGAGTTCATCTGCGATGACAGCAATAAAATCTGCTCTGTGTTTGCCAAAGTG GGATCCAGAGAGGAACGGCTCTGTCAAATACTGCCCAAACTATCAGAGATTCTGAGACTGCAGGATCTTGGGAGTTTGCAACTTGAGATTGTTACTCTGGCAAGAGACTATGCTGACATTAG TGAGCAGCATGTTCTTGCTCTCCTAAACCTGAAGACCAACCTTTCAATCTCAGATGTGTGCAGGATCGAAGGATGTCTGAGTGAAAACAGAGGCACACTGAACACCGAGTCCTCCACGTCCTTCTTCTCTAAAGTAGTCATCGAACAGGATACCACCTGTGTGTCCTGTTACAAATGA